From Pelotomaculum schinkii, the proteins below share one genomic window:
- a CDS encoding alpha/beta-type small acid-soluble spore protein has translation MANNNNNQILVPQARNSLNQMKFEIASELGFANYDQIDKGSLPSRANGYVGGNITKRLVSLGESALANKPV, from the coding sequence ATGGCGAACAACAACAACAATCAGATTCTGGTGCCACAGGCTCGCAATAGTTTAAATCAAATGAAATTTGAAATTGCATCTGAGCTTGGTTTTGCCAACTATGACCAGATTGATAAAGGCAGCCTGCCGAGCAGGGCCAATGGGTATGTTGGAGGCAACATTACTAAGAGGCTGGTTTCACTAGGTGAAAGCGCTCTGGCTAACAAGCCTGTCTAA
- a CDS encoding alpha/beta-type small acid-soluble spore protein: MANNNNNQILVPQSRQNLNQMKYEIASELGFQNYNQIDKGSLPSRANGYVGGNITKRLVSLGEAALANSGGQVISATQSVNLETPQQ; this comes from the coding sequence GTGGCCAATAACAACAACAACCAAATTCTGGTTCCCCAGTCCCGTCAAAACTTAAATCAAATGAAGTATGAAATTGCATCTGAGCTTGGTTTCCAAAATTACAACCAAATTGATAAAGGTAGTCTCCCCAGCAGGGCCAATGGTTATGTTGGAGGTAATATTACCAAAAGGTTGGTTTCACTTGGTGAAGCTGCACTGGCTAATAGTGGTGGACAAGTAATATCTGCTACCCAATCCGTTAATTTGGAGACACCTCAGCAATAA
- a CDS encoding GGDEF domain-containing protein: protein MAFPFNSNLDLESIILKPILMLSSFILFFSLWKLYRVYIRERSWAFSLIGIGLYAIGTTINFMFEFNSETPVIIDYTKNGFMALGMSVFTIGIMMIVRQLISMANTDPITGLYNNRFLHNILDHELKRSKRYGLPLSIIFIDLNNFKNVNDLMGHSIGDVVLRKVSEKLLESVRATDVLARYGGDEFVVLMPQTESSSSKIIIKRLQEAVCNLDLPGDSKISLSFGIAGYPEDGDNADQLLNIADRRMYENKYLSENK, encoded by the coding sequence ATGGCATTTCCTTTCAATAGCAATTTAGATCTTGAAAGTATCATTTTAAAACCAATATTGATGCTTTCTTCCTTTATCCTTTTTTTCTCATTGTGGAAACTTTACCGGGTTTACATAAGAGAGAGATCTTGGGCATTTTCTCTTATTGGAATAGGTTTGTATGCCATTGGAACGACCATCAATTTTATGTTTGAGTTTAACAGTGAGACCCCGGTTATAATTGATTATACGAAGAATGGCTTTATGGCTTTGGGAATGTCTGTTTTCACGATCGGAATTATGATGATTGTTAGACAGTTGATAAGCATGGCTAATACTGATCCAATCACAGGATTATATAATAATAGGTTTTTGCATAACATATTAGATCACGAACTCAAACGCTCAAAAAGATACGGGTTGCCCCTTTCTATAATTTTTATTGACCTTAATAATTTTAAAAATGTCAATGATCTGATGGGTCATTCGATTGGTGATGTGGTTTTGCGTAAGGTGTCTGAGAAATTACTTGAATCAGTTCGGGCAACTGATGTCCTGGCCAGATATGGAGGAGACGAATTTGTAGTTCTTATGCCGCAGACGGAATCCAGCAGTTCCAAAATAATAATTAAAAGGCTGCAGGAAGCAGTATGTAATTTGGATTTGCCGGGCGACTCTAAAATTAGCTTGAGTTTTGGCATAGCCGGATATCCAGAGGATGGAGATAATGCCGACCAATTGCTGAATATTGCTGATCGGCGGATGTACGAGAATAAGTATTTGAGTGAGAACAAATAA
- a CDS encoding ABC transporter permease, whose product MGQVDAGVIPITDLQLALSVILVFITGLITAVLRLGLLKSLFWGTVRTFVQLTLIGYVLNFIFNFNNLALIITIVVLMCGVASKTAVNKTLSVGKFPLVLGFVSLLASTFLVGTIVVALIIAPKPWYTARIVIPIFGMILGNSMNGISLAMDRLVSEVRSRVAEVESLLSFGATPWEAVRDCAKVALRAGMTPTINSLMVVGLVSLPGMMTGQILGGADPQQAVRYQIVVMLMITAAVAIGCLLLVMMYYKKMFTLDDALAASLLDTGSRKK is encoded by the coding sequence GTGGGGCAAGTAGATGCCGGAGTTATTCCCATTACTGATCTTCAACTGGCCCTCAGTGTGATTTTGGTTTTCATAACAGGTTTAATTACGGCAGTATTGAGGCTCGGGCTGCTAAAGTCGCTATTTTGGGGCACGGTCAGGACTTTTGTACAGCTAACGCTGATTGGTTACGTGCTGAATTTTATCTTTAATTTTAATAACCTTGCCCTAATTATCACGATTGTTGTCCTCATGTGTGGTGTCGCTTCCAAAACGGCCGTAAACAAGACGCTTTCAGTGGGGAAGTTCCCGCTGGTACTGGGTTTTGTATCCCTTTTAGCCAGCACCTTTCTGGTTGGCACAATTGTGGTAGCTCTGATCATAGCCCCCAAACCGTGGTACACTGCAAGGATCGTTATCCCTATTTTTGGAATGATCCTTGGAAACTCAATGAACGGCATCTCACTTGCAATGGACCGGCTGGTATCAGAAGTTAGATCTAGAGTTGCCGAAGTGGAGTCATTGTTAAGCTTTGGGGCAACACCCTGGGAGGCTGTCAGGGATTGTGCCAAGGTCGCTTTGCGTGCAGGGATGACTCCCACCATAAACTCTCTTATGGTGGTTGGGCTGGTAAGTCTTCCCGGCATGATGACCGGTCAGATCCTGGGAGGAGCTGACCCGCAGCAGGCAGTGCGGTATCAAATTGTAGTTATGCTGATGATTACAGCTGCGGTAGCCATTGGTTGCCTTTTACTGGTAATGATGTATTACAAAAAGATGTTTACATTGGATGACGCTTTGGCGGCTTCCCTGTTAGATACGGGCAGCAGAAAGAAGTAA
- a CDS encoding ABC transporter ATP-binding protein, protein MADFFCFHKINYLLGSSFRRVEVSASLREGSVLLVRGPSGSGKSTLLRVLSRLQELVDGQVFFRGVNMFSFTPQVWRSKVHYVPQKPAVFPGTVHDNLLRPYSLRINRSKEFNLETIQRALDKLMLDFNIMEQNAGTLSGGEAARIALLRSIILSPNILLLDEPTAALDEKAKQAVLGLLTDWLEQKPDRGIILVSHTDESTTFPSANVLEIGR, encoded by the coding sequence TTGGCAGATTTCTTTTGTTTTCATAAAATAAACTATCTCCTGGGCTCAAGTTTCCGGCGTGTTGAAGTTTCTGCTTCCCTGCGGGAGGGGTCTGTGTTGCTTGTAAGAGGTCCGTCCGGGTCAGGTAAGTCCACGTTGCTCAGGGTTTTGTCACGGCTGCAAGAGCTGGTTGACGGCCAGGTATTTTTCCGGGGGGTTAACATGTTTTCTTTCACACCCCAGGTATGGCGCAGTAAGGTCCATTACGTCCCGCAAAAGCCTGCTGTTTTTCCCGGTACCGTTCACGATAACCTGCTAAGACCCTATTCCCTTAGAATTAACAGGTCAAAAGAATTTAACCTGGAGACAATACAAAGGGCACTGGATAAACTGATGCTGGATTTTAATATAATGGAACAGAACGCGGGCACACTATCCGGTGGTGAAGCCGCGCGGATAGCTCTTTTAAGGTCAATCATACTTAGCCCCAATATACTGCTATTGGACGAACCAACAGCAGCTCTTGATGAAAAGGCCAAACAGGCAGTCCTGGGTCTTCTCACGGATTGGCTGGAACAGAAACCTGACCGTGGTATTATACTTGTTTCCCATACTGATGAAAGCACGACATTCCCATCGGCAAATGTTCTTGAGATAGGCAGGTGA
- the glpX gene encoding class II fructose-bisphosphatase, which translates to MDRELAMELVRVTEAAAIASAQWMGRGRKNEADGAATNAMRRMFDTVSIDGTVVIGEGEMDEAPMLYIGEKVGCAATPAVDVAVDPLEGTNILAKGLPNAMSVIAIADRGNLLHAPDMYMEKLAVGPRAAGKVHLDDPIEETLRIVAEANNKRVQDCVVIILERDRHKELIESVRRAGARVRLIGDGDVSSAISTAFDDTGIDICAGIGGAPEGVIAAAALKCLGGEMQARLYPEDEQEYERCLSMGISDPKCILTMDDLVKGDDAIFAATGVTDGELLKGVRFYGGDRAETHSVVMRVKTGTVRFIRAIHNLARKMDPKVLQYKTE; encoded by the coding sequence GTGGATAGGGAACTGGCCATGGAACTGGTAAGAGTAACGGAAGCGGCGGCAATAGCCTCGGCACAATGGATGGGCCGGGGACGAAAAAACGAGGCCGACGGCGCCGCTACCAACGCCATGCGCAGAATGTTTGATACGGTATCCATCGACGGTACTGTTGTTATTGGGGAAGGCGAGATGGATGAGGCGCCGATGCTCTACATCGGAGAAAAAGTGGGATGCGCTGCTACCCCTGCGGTGGATGTGGCTGTAGATCCATTGGAGGGTACCAATATTCTGGCAAAAGGCTTGCCCAATGCCATGTCTGTTATTGCCATCGCAGATAGGGGAAATCTTTTGCACGCGCCGGATATGTACATGGAGAAGCTTGCTGTAGGCCCAAGAGCAGCGGGCAAGGTTCATCTTGACGATCCCATTGAAGAGACCCTTAGAATTGTTGCAGAAGCCAACAACAAGAGAGTGCAGGACTGTGTTGTAATTATCCTGGAACGTGACAGACATAAGGAATTAATAGAGTCGGTGCGCCGGGCAGGGGCAAGAGTCAGACTAATAGGGGACGGTGACGTCAGTTCGGCTATTTCCACAGCATTTGACGATACCGGTATCGACATCTGCGCCGGAATCGGAGGCGCGCCGGAAGGTGTCATTGCTGCAGCGGCACTAAAGTGCCTGGGCGGGGAAATGCAGGCGCGGCTCTATCCGGAAGATGAGCAGGAGTATGAACGCTGCCTGAGCATGGGCATTAGCGATCCAAAGTGCATCCTCACCATGGACGACCTGGTCAAGGGCGACGACGCTATTTTTGCGGCTACCGGTGTCACCGACGGAGAGCTATTGAAGGGTGTCCGCTTTTATGGCGGGGACAGAGCTGAAACCCACTCCGTGGTCATGCGGGTCAAGACCGGGACAGTCCGTTTTATCAGGGCGATTCATAATCTGGCCCGCAAGATGGATCCCAAAGTATTGCAATACAAAACTGAATAG
- a CDS encoding MFS transporter, giving the protein MATDNNATQKPANNFWVAVTALAGVPLIMVLGNSMLIPVLPDIKDALKLTSVQVSLLITLFSVPAGIIIPLAGFLSDRYGRKLVIIPSLVIYGLGGIVAALASIFLKDAAFFGILAGRVLQGAGAAGTAPIAMALCGDLFSGKQRSQSLGTIESSNGLGKVISPVLGSAVGLITWYAAFIFFPIIVIPVVIGMWFLVKEPDTKRNKQKLDIYLKNFTKVFKKQKGLLLSSYLAGAIALMVLFGVLFYLSEFLEQQYGLDGIKKGLVLAIPVLFMSATSFATGFIIKGKETLMKILVVSGLTIMTAALILLPLSRNVILYFVAISVVGIGTGMVLPCLNTLITSAASTDERGLVTSLYGSVRFFGVAFGPPLYGFLANKGTGLMFWSSSGLTLLGAILSYFFIKGRNQKLTSTFNFAPAPAKKPKN; this is encoded by the coding sequence ATGGCAACAGATAATAACGCGACACAAAAACCAGCTAATAATTTTTGGGTGGCAGTGACTGCCCTTGCAGGTGTACCGCTGATCATGGTTCTTGGCAACTCAATGCTGATACCCGTCCTGCCGGATATCAAGGATGCGCTGAAGCTAACTTCAGTGCAAGTGAGCCTGTTAATAACTTTATTCTCCGTTCCGGCCGGTATAATAATACCTTTGGCAGGATTCCTTTCCGACCGTTACGGAAGGAAGCTGGTCATAATTCCATCATTGGTCATATACGGCCTGGGGGGGATAGTCGCTGCATTAGCTTCAATTTTTTTAAAGGATGCTGCATTTTTTGGTATTCTGGCTGGAAGGGTGTTGCAGGGTGCAGGGGCAGCGGGTACCGCTCCGATAGCGATGGCCTTGTGCGGAGATTTATTTTCCGGTAAACAGCGCAGCCAGTCCCTGGGAACCATTGAATCATCCAACGGTCTGGGCAAAGTGATTAGCCCGGTTCTGGGTTCCGCCGTGGGTTTAATCACCTGGTACGCTGCCTTTATCTTTTTTCCTATCATTGTAATCCCTGTAGTTATCGGCATGTGGTTCCTGGTCAAGGAACCAGATACTAAACGGAACAAGCAAAAGCTGGACATATATCTTAAAAATTTCACCAAGGTCTTCAAAAAACAGAAGGGCCTCTTGCTTTCCTCCTACCTGGCCGGGGCTATTGCCCTGATGGTCCTTTTCGGAGTTTTATTCTATCTTTCAGAATTTCTTGAGCAGCAATACGGACTGGACGGGATCAAGAAGGGTCTTGTCCTGGCCATCCCAGTCCTTTTTATGAGCGCTACATCATTTGCAACCGGATTTATAATTAAAGGAAAGGAGACTCTGATGAAAATCCTGGTTGTGTCCGGGTTGACAATAATGACCGCGGCGCTCATTTTACTGCCGCTTTCCAGAAATGTGATTTTATACTTTGTAGCGATTTCGGTGGTAGGGATCGGTACCGGTATGGTCCTACCCTGCCTGAACACCCTGATCACCAGCGCTGCTTCTACTGATGAACGAGGTCTGGTTACCTCTTTATACGGTAGTGTCAGGTTTTTTGGTGTGGCTTTTGGCCCTCCTCTTTACGGTTTTCTGGCAAACAAGGGAACCGGGCTGATGTTCTGGTCTTCCTCCGGATTGACCCTCTTGGGAGCTATCCTGAGCTATTTCTTCATAAAAGGCCGGAACCAAAAGCTTACATCCACATTCAACTTTGCACCCGCCCCAGCGAAGAAACCAAAGAACTAG
- a CDS encoding DUF6657 family protein, whose amino-acid sequence MDRIKSAYEMALERFKQRKEVPQAEMDRMEYEPLGKSVAAIFLREKDFDMMVEVAKYPQQFQGYVLEGIQKTLLSNLLPPIDKNTLEDNLRAMQGLLLVKKDKDAVKEVLGQLENLFQYYEQALTQTYSQFKQQFTEKLSPSIRAMEKRTGQKFKIDPEKQPGFRDEWNKVVSRLNLQYEQVLDEQKEKLRNIK is encoded by the coding sequence TTGGATAGAATCAAATCTGCTTATGAAATGGCCCTCGAGCGGTTTAAGCAAAGAAAAGAAGTACCACAGGCAGAAATGGACAGGATGGAGTATGAGCCTTTGGGCAAGAGCGTTGCCGCCATTTTTCTAAGGGAAAAGGATTTTGACATGATGGTTGAGGTTGCAAAATATCCCCAACAATTTCAGGGATATGTTCTCGAAGGTATCCAGAAGACACTTTTAAGCAACCTGCTTCCACCGATAGATAAAAACACACTTGAAGACAACCTGAGGGCAATGCAGGGACTTCTTCTCGTTAAAAAGGACAAGGACGCCGTCAAGGAGGTCCTGGGCCAGTTGGAAAACCTTTTTCAATACTATGAGCAGGCCTTGACTCAGACATACAGCCAGTTTAAACAACAATTTACAGAAAAGCTAAGCCCTTCAATAAGGGCAATGGAGAAAAGAACCGGACAAAAGTTTAAGATAGATCCAGAAAAACAGCCCGGTTTCCGGGATGAATGGAATAAAGTGGTAAGTCGCTTGAACTTACAGTATGAGCAGGTACTGGATGAGCAAAAAGAAAAATTGAGAAATATAAAGTAA
- a CDS encoding long-chain-fatty-acid--CoA ligase has translation MKVFELHKRNAPHTQRTALRYHGETITYADLEHNVEQYARYFIKMGLKPGDRAAIALPNCPGFIYTYLGITRAGGIVVPLNLLQAPRELAFMLQDSGSRFLIVNPEIGQHMGRLPLRGLTVVLLDDKCRQEIADSPQVSFPDVTDFSTCTFLYTSGTTGQPKAAMLTHANLIANVKAMEDVSGFTSEDNFLAVLPMFHSFGWATSVLFPLYLGGAITILDSFKPKEILQVLVDEGVTIFCGVPSMFSLLLKSRRQVVFPKLRFAFSGGDSISGENLVEFEKKFNTPIVEGYGLSEASPIVCLNPIQGTRKIRSVGVPLPGVEAKVIDDEGREMPFGEIGELIARGPNIMQGYFNREEETLSALQGGWLHTGDLAYQDQDGFFFIVGRKKELIINAGFNVYPREVELALEEHPGVAEAAVIGVPHPLKGQVIKAFVIPDEGHNPDKQELFYFLKDRLAGYKLPEAFVFTSELPRGASGKILKRLLQ, from the coding sequence TTGAAGGTTTTTGAGCTACATAAGAGAAACGCTCCACATACACAGCGTACAGCTTTACGCTATCATGGCGAAACAATTACCTACGCTGATTTGGAGCACAATGTTGAACAGTACGCCAGGTATTTCATAAAAATGGGGTTAAAGCCCGGCGACCGGGCAGCTATCGCATTGCCCAATTGCCCTGGGTTTATATACACTTACCTGGGGATTACGCGTGCTGGCGGTATTGTTGTTCCGTTAAACCTGTTGCAAGCGCCTCGTGAGCTCGCTTTTATGCTCCAGGATTCAGGTTCCCGTTTCCTCATTGTAAATCCCGAGATAGGCCAACACATGGGGCGGCTGCCACTGCGGGGTCTTACCGTAGTGCTACTTGACGATAAGTGTAGACAGGAGATTGCTGACTCACCCCAGGTCAGCTTCCCAGATGTAACTGACTTCAGTACTTGTACCTTTCTTTATACCTCTGGGACTACCGGACAGCCCAAGGCAGCGATGCTTACTCACGCCAATCTTATAGCTAACGTTAAAGCCATGGAAGATGTCTCCGGCTTTACCAGCGAAGATAATTTTCTGGCTGTGTTGCCCATGTTCCATAGCTTTGGCTGGGCAACCAGTGTCCTGTTTCCATTATACCTCGGCGGTGCCATCACTATCCTGGATAGCTTTAAACCCAAGGAGATATTGCAGGTGTTGGTAGATGAAGGAGTTACCATATTCTGCGGAGTTCCCAGCATGTTTTCACTGCTGTTGAAGTCCCGCCGTCAGGTTGTTTTTCCTAAGCTCAGATTTGCCTTCTCAGGTGGGGATTCTATTTCCGGGGAAAACCTGGTGGAATTTGAAAAGAAATTTAATACCCCGATTGTTGAGGGTTACGGCCTCTCAGAAGCCTCTCCGATTGTGTGCCTGAATCCAATTCAAGGAACACGCAAAATCCGCTCTGTCGGTGTCCCCCTGCCAGGGGTGGAAGCAAAGGTAATAGACGACGAGGGCCGGGAGATGCCGTTTGGTGAAATCGGCGAACTGATTGCCAGAGGTCCGAACATCATGCAGGGTTACTTTAACCGGGAGGAGGAAACCTTGTCCGCCCTGCAGGGCGGATGGCTGCATACGGGCGACCTGGCCTACCAGGATCAGGACGGCTTCTTTTTTATTGTTGGACGTAAAAAAGAGTTGATTATAAATGCAGGTTTCAACGTTTACCCCAGAGAAGTAGAGCTCGCTCTCGAGGAACACCCGGGGGTGGCGGAAGCTGCCGTGATCGGGGTGCCGCATCCCCTCAAGGGACAGGTAATAAAGGCTTTCGTTATTCCCGACGAAGGACATAACCCGGACAAGCAGGAATTATTTTACTTTCTAAAAGATCGGCTGGCGGGATATAAATTACCGGAAGCATTTGTCTTCACCAGTGAACTCCCCCGCGGAGCAAGTGGGAAAATATTGAAACGACTATTGCAGTAA
- a CDS encoding glycosyltransferase family 4 protein → MKVGIFTDSYLPYTSGVVRSIQTFKEELTSLGHDVFIFAPSYKNCNHESRVFRFASIPSLTNREFTLAVPFSLRLKPIIQGLQLDLIHVHSPFLLGRLGAKYARKEGIPLVFTYHTLYEEYVHYVPFARSFTKEMAQKVSRDFCNQCDLVIVPTAIIADYLQKIGVTVNISKVPTGIKIDKFQTADRAWLRQRFNISPQEKILLFVGRLGREKNIGLLLESFSLVNSEINQTTLVIVGGGPEEEELRSEADHLGIGERVVFTGTLSPDEVANCYAGSDLFVFSSISETQGIVIAEAKAAGLPVVAVGAYGVSEMVEHGMDGYLTEPEPLQLAKHICHVLKYDSLREQMSSRARSNATKLSSANCTAQLVKCYTDLIGSYKLDDIR, encoded by the coding sequence TTGAAAGTCGGCATTTTTACCGATAGCTACTTGCCCTATACCAGTGGCGTCGTGCGTTCAATACAGACCTTCAAGGAGGAACTAACCAGCCTTGGGCATGACGTTTTTATTTTTGCGCCAAGTTACAAAAACTGCAATCATGAAAGCAGGGTATTTCGTTTTGCCTCCATCCCGTCCCTGACGAACCGTGAATTCACCTTGGCTGTTCCTTTCTCACTGCGCTTAAAGCCAATTATTCAGGGCTTGCAACTGGATTTAATACACGTCCACTCCCCCTTCCTGCTGGGGCGGCTCGGCGCGAAGTATGCAAGAAAAGAGGGTATCCCTCTGGTTTTTACCTACCATACCCTTTATGAAGAGTATGTCCACTATGTACCATTTGCCAGATCCTTTACCAAAGAAATGGCCCAAAAGGTCAGCCGTGATTTTTGCAACCAGTGCGACCTGGTTATTGTTCCCACAGCCATTATCGCTGATTATCTGCAAAAAATCGGAGTAACGGTAAATATTAGCAAGGTTCCTACCGGCATCAAAATTGACAAGTTCCAAACTGCTGACAGGGCTTGGCTGCGCCAACGTTTTAACATTAGCCCACAGGAGAAAATCCTTCTTTTCGTGGGAAGATTGGGGCGGGAAAAGAATATCGGCCTTCTGTTGGAGAGTTTTAGCCTGGTTAACAGTGAGATTAACCAGACAACCCTGGTAATCGTCGGGGGTGGGCCAGAGGAGGAGGAGCTTAGATCAGAAGCGGACCACCTCGGCATTGGAGAACGGGTTGTCTTTACCGGTACACTCTCGCCGGATGAAGTTGCCAACTGCTATGCAGGGTCTGACTTATTTGTCTTCTCTTCTATTTCCGAAACCCAAGGGATCGTTATTGCGGAGGCTAAAGCGGCCGGGCTTCCTGTTGTAGCCGTTGGGGCTTATGGAGTGTCTGAGATGGTCGAACATGGTATGGATGGCTACCTGACGGAACCGGAGCCACTACAACTGGCTAAACATATCTGTCACGTGCTGAAGTATGACAGCCTGCGGGAGCAGATGAGCAGTAGGGCCAGGTCTAATGCCACAAAGCTATCTTCAGCCAACTGTACCGCACAACTTGTTAAATGTTATACGGACCTTATCGGAAGTTACAAACTAGACGACATTAGATAA
- a CDS encoding 6-phosphofructokinase — MGIGKVRRLGVLTGGGDCPGLNAVIRAVVKTAVRDYSLGVVGFENGFGGLLQNRARDLSEKDVVGILPRGGTILGTTNRDNPFHYPTIVNGEKVFRDVSDRVMENISIHGIDALIIIGGDGSLSIGKELFEKGLPVVGVPKTIDNDLSATDQTFGFDTALNTATEAIDKLHTTAESHHRVMVLEVMGRYAGWIALEAGLAGGADVILIPEIPYSIEKVNAKIMERFESGKKFSIVVAAEGAKPVGGDMVVQRMVPDSFEPVRLGGVGNLVGRQIEEGTGMETRVTVLGHLQRGGTPTAFDRVLATRFGVASVNLVMEGKFGEMVCLQTPYIKSVPLAEAVGEMRVVPTDSDLVRAARQIGISFGG; from the coding sequence ATGGGTATTGGCAAGGTTAGACGCCTGGGAGTCTTAACTGGCGGGGGTGACTGTCCCGGCTTAAACGCAGTAATCCGAGCGGTTGTGAAAACAGCCGTAAGGGATTATTCTCTTGGAGTGGTCGGGTTTGAAAACGGTTTTGGCGGGCTGCTCCAGAACCGGGCCCGTGACCTGTCTGAAAAGGATGTAGTAGGTATACTGCCCAGAGGGGGCACTATCCTCGGCACTACCAATAGAGACAACCCCTTTCATTATCCGACCATAGTAAACGGTGAGAAAGTGTTCAGGGATGTTTCCGACAGGGTTATGGAGAACATCAGTATCCACGGAATCGATGCTTTGATAATTATAGGTGGGGACGGCAGCCTCAGCATCGGTAAGGAGCTTTTTGAGAAAGGCCTGCCGGTGGTGGGTGTGCCCAAAACTATAGACAATGACTTATCAGCAACCGACCAGACCTTTGGCTTTGATACTGCTTTAAATACAGCCACTGAAGCCATTGACAAGCTACACACGACTGCAGAATCGCACCACCGTGTGATGGTCCTGGAGGTAATGGGGCGTTATGCCGGGTGGATTGCCTTGGAGGCAGGTCTGGCCGGCGGCGCCGACGTCATACTTATTCCTGAGATACCTTATTCCATTGAGAAAGTTAACGCCAAAATCATGGAGAGGTTCGAGTCCGGTAAAAAGTTCAGCATTGTGGTAGCGGCGGAAGGGGCCAAACCTGTTGGGGGGGATATGGTTGTCCAAAGGATGGTCCCGGATAGTTTTGAGCCGGTGCGTCTGGGGGGTGTTGGAAACCTGGTCGGCAGGCAAATCGAAGAAGGTACCGGAATGGAAACCAGGGTGACGGTGCTTGGCCACCTGCAGCGGGGTGGTACCCCGACTGCCTTTGACCGGGTCCTCGCTACACGTTTTGGTGTTGCTTCGGTAAACCTGGTTATGGAAGGAAAATTTGGTGAAATGGTCTGTCTGCAGACCCCCTATATAAAATCAGTGCCTCTGGCTGAGGCGGTGGGTGAAATGCGGGTGGTTCCCACCGACAGTGACCTGGTCCGGGCGGCCAGGCAAATCGGTATTTCCTTCGGAGGCTGA